A window of Salvia splendens isolate huo1 unplaced genomic scaffold, SspV2 ctg320, whole genome shotgun sequence genomic DNA:
TACAAATATAgattgaaatataattaaaaagatGCACTTTTCAAATACTCCCATTTTCAATTATTCCCATCTACGACAAAAATAGGAATACTATTATAGTAGTTTTTTTCTCTATATGTCTCTCGAGTCTCATTATCTAAtaaaaatttttaatattttttcttcatattttacAGGTTTGCTTTCACTGTTAATACTGGAGTGTTTTTTATGGACGGAATTAACCTATAAAAATTCGGTTGGTGAAAGGCCTATTAAAATGGTTTCTTGTTTTTTATAAGTTCCGAACCTCCAATGCCTAAACCCGACTTATGGACTTAGGCTGCTTTAATCACGCAATTCTTCTTCTAATTACAACCACGTTAAatgcttctctatcttcaatTAGGCAAATAAGGAGTATATAATTACTACcaacccaaaataaataaagagtaATATATACTAAGTTTTAAATTTGTGCAGGTAGGGTTAGGTAATATGTAGCGTTTGAGGACTGCGATGTATGAGTTTGAAACTTTGACAGAGCATTTctcatttcaaatttaattaatggtGCATAACACAAATCGACTTGGCTACTTTTTAAACTACTAAGAggactttttttaaaaaatcttaaTTAACACACACTAGTTAAGTGGCTGACATGTTAATTTGTTATTTCTAGTAGCACCAGCAGCTTCAGCAGCTGGAGACGATTCTAACAAGACTAGACAAACCATTATGATCACTGGAATCGTCGTGGGAAGCGCTGCATTGCTCGTCGGATTCACCATTTTCCTCGTATGGAAGAAACGGAAACCAGAGGCCGTGAATATACTAGAGCCAAGAGGTACTACTAAGGAAATTTGTGTCTATGATGCAGTTACATGTACATATGTAGTAAACTTGATGTTCCAATTCCAAAACAGGTTCGGGAGAGAAGCCAAGACTATCTCACGAATTCACCACAATTCCAAGCAAACGAGACCAGTCCGGTGAAGCAGCAGTCGATGACTCGAGCTGCCTCTGTTTGACATCACAACTTTAGTAGTTGCCACCAATAAATTTGTGATGAGAATAAGCTAGTCAGGTGGTTTTGGCATTGTTTACAAGGTGAATTATCTTTTATATAAGTATCATCAATATTAATGAGGCCATATGAACATATGTATGTTTAGGGTGTCTAGCTGAAGGTAGGAAATAGCTGTGAGCGGCTATCGAAAACTTCGGTCCAAGGAGTAGAAGAGTTCAAGAATGAGGTCAAGCTGATAGCCAGACTTCAGCACAGGAATTTGTTCGTCTGCTCGATGCTGCGTTGAGATGGAGGAAGAAATGTTGGTGTATGAATACTTGGAGAATAAGAGCCTTGATTCTATTCTCTTCAGTAGAAACAGTTCTCTTCTCCTACATAAATGGATGATGCAATTTTTTTGGTATGAACTGATGAGTGTTGTTTCTGGCAGAGAAAAACAGAAGCTCGATGCTGGACTGGCAAACGCGCTTCATGATCATATGTGGGATCGCGCGAGGCCTCCTCTATCTACACCAAGATTCGAGATTCAGAATCATCCACCGGGATCTCAAGGCGAGCAATATTTTTCTTGACAAGGCATGGACCCCAAGATATCGGATTTTGGGATGGCAAGAATCTTCGGGGAGATCAGAACCGAAGCCAACACCAAAGAGTTGTCGGAACATAGTAAGATTCTCACCAGCATGCAATATCTGTTATGAATCTTTATCTGTTCATGTCTGTTATTTCTGCTGCATATCATTAGATGACGACAGTTACTAATATGAGAATGTTTGTAGCGGCTACATGTCGCCAGAATACGCAATGGACGGCCTCTTCTCCATAAAATCCGATGTTTTCAGCTTCGGAGTTCTGGTTTTGGAGATAGTGAGCGGGACGAAGAACAGAGGATTCTATCAAACAAACAACCAGCTCAACCTTCTTGCCTATGTAAGATAATTCATCCAGTGATGTTaacaatacaaatacaaatacaaatacaaatacaatacaatacaatacaatacaatacatacatatatttatataatgaatgCATGGAATGTACAGGCGTGGAAGTTGTACAGGGAAGGAAGGGCGCTGGAGGTGGTGGACGCGGCGGCTGGAGAGGAATATGTGGTGGGTGAAGCGATGAGATGCATACAAGTGGGGTTGTTATGCGTGCAGGAGCACGCAGAAGACCGACCCAACATGTCCAATGTTGTACTAATGTTGAGCAGCGATTTTGTGTCGATGC
This region includes:
- the LOC121789736 gene encoding receptor-like serine/threonine-protein kinase SD1-6, which translates into the protein MSPEYAMDGLFSIKSDVFSFGVLVLEIVSGTKNRGFYQTNNQLNLLAYAWKLYREGRALEVVDAAAGEEYVVGEAMRCIQVGLLCVQEHAEDRPNMSNVVLMLSSDFVSMQQPKHPGYCLGRRPNETDSSSPRNDDESCTINQVTVTMLDGR